One segment of Nyctibius grandis isolate bNycGra1 chromosome 11, bNycGra1.pri, whole genome shotgun sequence DNA contains the following:
- the ZFAND6 gene encoding AN1-type zinc finger protein 6 isoform X3, with protein MAQETNRSQVPMLCSTGCGFYGNPRTNGMCSVCYKEHLQRQNSNGRISPPAASVSSITESLPVQCTEGSAQETQTTLDSTSTPSMQPSPVSSQSLLTESVASSQPDSTAVDKTVPETEDLQASVSENAEPTPEEQDKSLDKPKQKKNRCFMCRKKVGLTVILVGQAERRRCRFHSGIHTNAVCIFWYLRD; from the exons atggcTCAAGAAACTAACCGTAGCCAAGTGCCTATGCTTTGTTCCACTGGTTGCGGATTTTATGGGAATCCTCGTACAAATGGCATGTGTTCAGTGTGCTACAAAGAACATCTTCAAAGGCAGAACAGTAATGGTAGAATTAGCCCTCCTG CAGCTTCTGTCAGTAGTATAACTGAGTCCTTACCGGTTCAGTGCACAGAAGGCAGCGCCCAAGAAACTCAGACAACTTTAGATTCTACATCTACTCCATCTATGCAGCCAAG ccctGTGTCAAGTCAGTCACTTTTAACAGAATCTGTAGCATCATCCCAACCGGATAGTACGGCTGTGGACAAAACAGTACCTGAGACAGAAGACTTACAAG ctTCAGTGTCAGAGAATGCAGAGCCTACACCTGAAGAGCAAGACAAGTCGCTTGACAAgccaaaacagaagaagaatCGTTGTTTCATGTGCAGGAAGAAGGTTGGACTTACTG TGATACTTGTGGGCCAAGCAGAGAGGAGACGCTGCAGATTTCACAGTGGGATACACACCAATGCTGTTTGTATCTTCTGGTATCTGAGggactga
- the ZFAND6 gene encoding AN1-type zinc finger protein 6 isoform X1 yields MAQETNRSQVPMLCSTGCGFYGNPRTNGMCSVCYKEHLQRQNSNGRISPPAASVSSITESLPVQCTEGSAQETQTTLDSTSTPSMQPSPVSSQSLLTESVASSQPDSTAVDKTVPETEDLQASVSENAEPTPEEQDKSLDKPKQKKNRCFMCRKKVGLTGFECRCGNVYCGMHRYSDVHSCSYNYKADAAEKIRKENPVVVGEKIQKI; encoded by the exons atggcTCAAGAAACTAACCGTAGCCAAGTGCCTATGCTTTGTTCCACTGGTTGCGGATTTTATGGGAATCCTCGTACAAATGGCATGTGTTCAGTGTGCTACAAAGAACATCTTCAAAGGCAGAACAGTAATGGTAGAATTAGCCCTCCTG CAGCTTCTGTCAGTAGTATAACTGAGTCCTTACCGGTTCAGTGCACAGAAGGCAGCGCCCAAGAAACTCAGACAACTTTAGATTCTACATCTACTCCATCTATGCAGCCAAG ccctGTGTCAAGTCAGTCACTTTTAACAGAATCTGTAGCATCATCCCAACCGGATAGTACGGCTGTGGACAAAACAGTACCTGAGACAGAAGACTTACAAG ctTCAGTGTCAGAGAATGCAGAGCCTACACCTGAAGAGCAAGACAAGTCGCTTGACAAgccaaaacagaagaagaatCGTTGTTTCATGTGCAGGAAGAAGGTTGGACTTACTG GGTTTGAGTGTCGGTGTGGAAACGTTTACTGTGGTATGCACCGTTATTCAGACGTACACAGTTGCTCTTACAATTACAAAGCTGATGCTGCtgagaaaatcagaaaagagaaTCCTGTAGTTGTTGGGGAAAAGATCCAGAAGATCtga
- the ZFAND6 gene encoding AN1-type zinc finger protein 6 isoform X2, translating into MAQETNRSQVPMLCSTGCGFYGNPRTNGMCSVCYKEHLQRQNSNGRISPPASVSSITESLPVQCTEGSAQETQTTLDSTSTPSMQPSPVSSQSLLTESVASSQPDSTAVDKTVPETEDLQASVSENAEPTPEEQDKSLDKPKQKKNRCFMCRKKVGLTGFECRCGNVYCGMHRYSDVHSCSYNYKADAAEKIRKENPVVVGEKIQKI; encoded by the exons atggcTCAAGAAACTAACCGTAGCCAAGTGCCTATGCTTTGTTCCACTGGTTGCGGATTTTATGGGAATCCTCGTACAAATGGCATGTGTTCAGTGTGCTACAAAGAACATCTTCAAAGGCAGAACAGTAATGGTAGAATTAGCCCTCCTG CTTCTGTCAGTAGTATAACTGAGTCCTTACCGGTTCAGTGCACAGAAGGCAGCGCCCAAGAAACTCAGACAACTTTAGATTCTACATCTACTCCATCTATGCAGCCAAG ccctGTGTCAAGTCAGTCACTTTTAACAGAATCTGTAGCATCATCCCAACCGGATAGTACGGCTGTGGACAAAACAGTACCTGAGACAGAAGACTTACAAG ctTCAGTGTCAGAGAATGCAGAGCCTACACCTGAAGAGCAAGACAAGTCGCTTGACAAgccaaaacagaagaagaatCGTTGTTTCATGTGCAGGAAGAAGGTTGGACTTACTG GGTTTGAGTGTCGGTGTGGAAACGTTTACTGTGGTATGCACCGTTATTCAGACGTACACAGTTGCTCTTACAATTACAAAGCTGATGCTGCtgagaaaatcagaaaagagaaTCCTGTAGTTGTTGGGGAAAAGATCCAGAAGATCtga